A stretch of Arachis hypogaea cultivar Tifrunner chromosome 15, arahy.Tifrunner.gnm2.J5K5, whole genome shotgun sequence DNA encodes these proteins:
- the LOC140179460 gene encoding uncharacterized protein — translation MGGETTMIEEIDGDRWSVFEAYAELRQFGYVQENIPSLWLEKPILTMLEEIRVKLMTRWAENRDLAQNYAGTILPRIRIKLERRSRSVGEWRPYWSAAQKYEVVSGLDKFTVDLGSFECSCRRWQLSGIPCVHAISCIKFKGFGLEPYVADCYKRETYLKCYEAVIYPLNRPDLWEITPHPDVMPPPYRRPSHRPVKKENNLLEMKNRAATFTCPGRGRKKSALYVVLLDIIRADALNLLRMRYVD, via the coding sequence ATGGGGGGAGAAACAACAATGATAGAAGAGATTGATGGTGATCGGTGGTCCGTATTTGAAGCCTATGCAGAGTTAAGGCAGTTTGGTTATGTGCAGGAGAATATCCCTTCGTTGTGGTTAGAGAAACCTATACTTACAATGTTAGAGGAGATCAGGGTTAAACTAATGACTAGGTGGGCAGAGAATAGGGATCTGGCTCAGAACTAtgcagggacaatcttacctagGATTAGAATCAAGTTGGAGAGGAGGTCTAGATCTGTTGGAGAATGGCGGCCATATTGGTCTGCAGCTCAAAAATATGAGGTTGTGAGTGGGTTAGATAAGTTTACTGTTGACTTAGGATCCTTTGAGTGCTCATGTAGAAGGTGGCAGTTGAGTGGTATACCCTGTGTCCATGCGATTAGCTGCATCAAGTTCAAGGGATTTGGCTTGGAACCTTATGTGGCCGACTGTTACAAGAGAGAAACATACCTGAAGTGCTACGAAGCAGTAATATACCCATTGAACAGACCTGATCTATGGGAGATTACCCCACATCCTGATGTGATGCCTCCCCCATACAGAAGGCCTAGTCACAGGCCAgtcaaaaaagaaaacaatttgTTGGAGATGAAGAACAGAGCAGCCACATTCACATGTCCAGGAAGGGGGAGAAAGAAAAGTGCTCTATATGTGGTGTTGTTGGACATAATAAGAGCAGATGCCCTAAACCTATTGAGAATGAGGTATGTTGATTAA